A single Pseudalkalibacillus hwajinpoensis DNA region contains:
- a CDS encoding metal ABC transporter substrate-binding protein yields the protein MNNRFFKLALLLSISTFILVACGQDKSDSKAGGKLTIYTTLYPLEYFAERIGGEDVTAESIIPPGSDAHSFEPTTRTMAELAEADLFIYNGAGMEGFADAAQDTLNNEDVMVLESAKDIHLDESEEEHEEHEEHADHDHGDMNPHIWIDPILAIEQAENIKDALITLDPDQKETFETNFSSLQEELLALDQSFQEMADRADKKEFLISHDAYSYWESRYGLEQLSVSGLSPSQEPTQKQLEEIIETAKSHNLKYMLFEQNATPKPAKAVQKELGLNTLRIHNLSVLTEEDIENNETYFTLMEKNIQTLQKALSE from the coding sequence ATGAATAATCGCTTTTTTAAATTAGCGTTATTATTATCTATTTCTACGTTTATCCTTGTCGCTTGTGGTCAAGATAAGTCAGACTCTAAAGCGGGTGGAAAGCTTACCATTTATACAACACTTTATCCTCTTGAATACTTTGCCGAACGGATTGGAGGAGAAGATGTAACGGCTGAGTCAATCATTCCTCCAGGTAGCGATGCACATAGCTTCGAGCCAACAACTAGAACAATGGCCGAATTAGCTGAAGCGGATTTGTTTATTTATAATGGTGCAGGTATGGAAGGATTTGCAGATGCTGCCCAGGACACGCTTAACAATGAAGATGTTATGGTTCTTGAGTCAGCTAAAGACATCCATCTAGATGAATCTGAAGAAGAGCATGAAGAGCATGAAGAGCACGCCGACCATGATCATGGTGATATGAATCCCCATATCTGGATCGATCCCATCCTTGCAATCGAGCAGGCTGAAAATATTAAAGATGCTCTTATCACGCTCGATCCTGATCAGAAAGAAACATTCGAAACTAATTTTAGTTCTTTGCAAGAAGAATTATTAGCCTTGGATCAATCCTTCCAAGAAATGGCTGATCGTGCAGATAAGAAAGAATTTCTCATCTCTCATGATGCTTATAGCTACTGGGAAAGTCGTTATGGCCTTGAACAATTAAGCGTCTCGGGTCTTTCTCCTTCTCAAGAGCCTACTCAAAAACAATTAGAAGAAATTATCGAAACAGCAAAAAGCCACAATTTGAAGTATATGCTTTTCGAACAAAATGCTACCCCCAAGCCTGCTAAAGCAGTTCAAAAAGAGCTTGGACTCAATACGCTTCGCATCCATAATCTATCTGTTTTAACCGAAGAAGATATCGAAAATAACGAAACATACTTCACATTAATGGAAAAAAACATTCAAACACTCCAAAAAGCCTTGTCTGAATAA
- a CDS encoding CamS family sex pheromone protein, with amino-acid sequence MPKKQTFIVSIMALSLVLSGCVPSFMKGDQDDTVKVNDSEGEDSEEMIVSEDIKTSETYYRSVLEKDGDKNSLDTSQVRGLITAGVDNRLDVDALEMGLIRLSQEQFDPEKYFFKEGQLFDTEQIHSWLYRDNPDDKENQGLNPALGVKEDPAKYEQVIEAEKKNPKFLSYIHEQDYYVQNKDDELQLGGISIALSLYSEYPYSVLDENGLKYTGSVKLGKEEVISKAKESIEPIVKKIRAEHDVPIMFTLFLEQPRQSVVPGNFVASTIVGEGKSSPDSWKDLNEKYVAFPSSAASDEYPAEAEKFDDFTREIQDFFPNFVGVIGTGFYKQDELTQLKVEIPIQFYSKAEVISFTQFVNGLVKKRNDTFPQELPVSIYITNNGETESMIVKDPNEEEPFVHIYQ; translated from the coding sequence ATGCCAAAGAAGCAAACGTTCATCGTTAGTATCATGGCCCTTTCGCTCGTATTATCCGGTTGCGTTCCAAGTTTTATGAAGGGCGATCAGGACGATACAGTGAAAGTGAATGATTCAGAAGGTGAAGATAGCGAAGAAATGATTGTTAGTGAAGATATCAAAACATCTGAAACGTATTATCGTTCAGTACTTGAGAAGGATGGGGATAAAAATTCTCTTGATACTTCACAAGTTAGGGGATTAATCACGGCTGGCGTTGATAACCGTCTCGATGTTGATGCGCTTGAGATGGGTTTAATCAGACTTTCTCAAGAGCAATTTGATCCTGAGAAATATTTCTTTAAAGAAGGGCAGCTTTTTGATACAGAGCAAATTCATAGCTGGCTGTATAGAGATAATCCTGATGATAAAGAAAATCAGGGCCTCAATCCAGCTCTTGGGGTAAAAGAAGATCCTGCTAAGTATGAGCAAGTAATTGAAGCAGAGAAGAAAAACCCTAAATTCTTATCTTATATACATGAACAAGATTACTATGTTCAAAACAAAGATGACGAGTTACAACTAGGCGGAATCTCGATTGCCTTATCGCTTTATTCTGAATATCCTTATTCTGTTCTTGATGAGAATGGCCTGAAATATACTGGTTCAGTGAAACTAGGGAAAGAAGAAGTGATTTCTAAGGCGAAGGAATCGATTGAACCAATTGTGAAGAAAATTCGTGCCGAGCATGACGTACCTATCATGTTCACTCTGTTTTTAGAGCAACCAAGACAATCAGTAGTCCCAGGAAACTTTGTGGCGAGCACGATTGTAGGAGAAGGGAAATCCAGCCCAGATTCTTGGAAGGATTTAAATGAGAAGTACGTTGCTTTTCCTTCCTCTGCAGCCTCCGACGAGTACCCTGCTGAAGCAGAGAAGTTTGATGATTTCACGCGTGAAATCCAGGATTTCTTTCCAAACTTTGTAGGTGTCATTGGCACAGGGTTCTATAAACAGGATGAGCTTACACAGTTGAAGGTTGAAATACCAATCCAATTTTATAGCAAAGCGGAGGTCATTTCGTTTACACAGTTCGTAAACGGTCTTGTCAAGAAACGGAATGATACATTTCCTCAGGAGCTTCCGGTCTCCATCTACATCACAAATAACGGAGAAACAGAAAGTATGATTGTGAAAGATCCTAACGAAGAAGAACCGTTTGTTCATATTTATCAATAA